In one window of Macrotis lagotis isolate mMagLag1 chromosome 5, bilby.v1.9.chrom.fasta, whole genome shotgun sequence DNA:
- the LOC141490189 gene encoding cytochrome c oxidase subunit 7B, mitochondrial-like: MFPLFRRALSRFSVRSFQQTVERQNHQDRLPNFHDKYGTPILLSGATFCLVIWAYVATQIGIEWNLSPVGRVVPKDWRSQ, translated from the coding sequence ATGTTCCCTCTGTTTAGGAGGGCTTTGAGCCGCTTCTCGGTTCGCAGCTTTCAGCAAACTGTTGAGAGGCAGAACCACCAGGACAGGCTGCCTAATTTTCATGATAAGTATGGCACCCCAATATTGCTAAGTGGAGCCACTTTCTGTCTTGTCATTTGGGCATATGTGGCAACACAGATTGGAATCGAGTGGAACCTGTCCCCTGTTGGCAGAGTTGTCCCTAAAGATTGGAGAAGCCAGTAA